In Pseudomonas sp. GCEP-101, one DNA window encodes the following:
- the gabD gene encoding NADP-dependent succinate-semialdehyde dehydrogenase, which translates to MQLNDAKLFRQQAYIDGSWVDADSGKTINVNNPATNEIIGTVPKMGADETRRAIEAADKALPAWRALTAKERANKLRKWFDLMIANQDDLARLMTIEQGKPLAEAKGEIAYAASFLEWFGEEAKRIYGDTIPGHQPDKRIIVIKQPIGVTAAITPWNFPSAMITRKAGPALAAGCTMVLKPASQTPYSALALAELAERAGIPKGVFSVVTGSAGEVGGELTSNPIVRKLTFTGSTEIGRQLMAECAKDIKKVSLELGGNAPFIVFDDADLDAAVEGALISKYRNNGQTCVCANRLYVQDGVYDAFVEKLKAAVAKLNIGNGLEQGVTTGPLIDSKAVAKVEEHIADAVSKGAKVLTGGKPHALGGTFFEPTILVDVPKSALVSKDETFGPLAPVFRFKDEAEVIAMSNDTEFGLASYFYARDLARVFRVAEQLEYGMVGINTGLISNEVAPFGGIKASGLGREGSKYGIEDYLEVKYLCLGGI; encoded by the coding sequence ATGCAACTCAATGATGCCAAGCTGTTCCGCCAACAGGCTTACATTGACGGTTCCTGGGTCGATGCCGACAGCGGCAAGACCATCAACGTGAACAACCCGGCTACCAACGAGATCATCGGCACCGTGCCGAAGATGGGTGCCGACGAGACCCGTCGCGCCATCGAAGCTGCCGACAAGGCCCTGCCGGCCTGGCGTGCGCTGACCGCCAAGGAGCGCGCCAACAAGCTGCGCAAGTGGTTCGACCTGATGATCGCCAACCAGGACGACCTGGCGCGCCTGATGACCATCGAGCAGGGCAAGCCGCTGGCCGAAGCCAAGGGCGAGATCGCCTACGCCGCGTCCTTCCTCGAGTGGTTCGGCGAAGAAGCCAAGCGCATCTACGGCGACACCATTCCGGGCCACCAGCCCGACAAGCGCATCATCGTGATCAAGCAGCCGATCGGCGTCACCGCGGCCATCACCCCGTGGAACTTCCCGTCCGCGATGATCACCCGTAAAGCCGGCCCGGCCCTGGCCGCTGGCTGCACCATGGTGCTCAAGCCCGCTTCGCAGACCCCGTACTCCGCACTGGCCCTGGCCGAGCTGGCCGAGCGCGCCGGCATTCCCAAGGGCGTGTTCAGCGTCGTCACCGGCAGCGCCGGCGAAGTCGGCGGTGAGCTGACCAGCAACCCGATCGTGCGCAAGCTGACCTTCACCGGCTCCACCGAGATCGGTCGCCAGCTGATGGCCGAATGCGCCAAGGACATCAAGAAAGTGTCCCTGGAACTGGGCGGCAACGCTCCGTTCATCGTGTTCGACGATGCCGACCTGGACGCCGCCGTCGAAGGCGCGCTGATTTCCAAGTACCGCAACAACGGCCAGACCTGCGTCTGCGCCAACCGCCTGTACGTGCAGGACGGCGTGTACGACGCCTTCGTCGAGAAGCTCAAGGCCGCCGTGGCCAAGCTGAACATCGGCAACGGCCTGGAGCAGGGCGTCACCACCGGCCCGCTGATCGATTCCAAGGCTGTGGCCAAGGTCGAAGAGCACATCGCCGACGCCGTTTCCAAGGGCGCCAAGGTCCTCACCGGCGGCAAGCCGCACGCCCTGGGTGGCACCTTCTTCGAGCCGACCATTCTGGTCGACGTGCCGAAGTCCGCCCTGGTGTCCAAGGACGAGACCTTCGGCCCGCTGGCGCCGGTGTTCCGCTTCAAGGACGAGGCCGAAGTCATCGCCATGTCCAACGACACCGAGTTCGGCCTGGCCTCCTACTTCTACGCCCGCGACCTGGCACGCGTATTCCGCGTCGCCGAGCAGCTGGAATACGGCATGGTGGGCATCAACACCGGCCTGATCTCCAACGAAGTCGCGCCGTTCGGCGGCATCAAGGCCTCGGGCCTGGGCCGTGAAGGTTCGAAGTACGGCATCGAGGACTACCTCGAAGTCAAATACCTCTGCCTCGGCGGTATCTGA
- a CDS encoding TonB-dependent receptor, whose translation MFKRTTLSLAILASLASLNVHAADGDTPNTEETSAAPTLGKVVVTAQKREESVQEVPAPITVLSGEKIRDASLQSASEVTRYTPNASAGTTDGHGRPRWWIRGLGTGDQGANTVSPIGIYVDDVYIANISATGFPLFDQERVEVLRGPQGTLWGKNTTGGAINFISRKPTFSPEGYFKVDLGNYANRIVEGAVSDALVDDKLAGRLSFHHQGRDGYTENIHDGDDQGALEDDAVRLQLAARVNDNLDANLNVHARHYHDTASYNTVSYGTRPDGTNQFGYSIDPELGKANFNAKYQAEIDQAGSNLNLVWQLGELELTSITAFEHFTRDGWTDSDNTPLELQRSYSYADSQQWSQELRLASPRTDRLNWVLGFHYFNEDLESKNANAALTNPYIPSYYNNVSYDQQTESYAIFGSTTYNFTEDFSLTAGLRWTRETKDIDLQRLVNRGAARFGDGNWWQPGNVESPLIVNATQDESNTWSDYSWDLTPEYRISDNARAYFRYARGFRSGGYNAGVTSQATVAKVDPEYLTSYELGLKSEWFDGRLNANASLFYYDYEDIQLNIVTAVNNQTVSRLANGAQGEAYGAEFELEAIPVQNLHVNFGLGLLHTEFTDYTSGPNDYSGNHFVRAPNVSAVIGADYRIPLNVGGAVVLGTDWNTRSRQYFFTNDQSQNMRTGGYTLGNARVTYELPGETTRVTAYVNNLTDKEYRNHTLPTGYQTAAVMFGDPRTFGVSVTTDF comes from the coding sequence ATGTTCAAACGCACCACCCTTTCCCTCGCCATCCTGGCGAGCCTCGCCAGCCTCAATGTCCATGCCGCCGATGGCGACACCCCGAACACTGAAGAGACCAGCGCCGCGCCGACCCTCGGCAAGGTGGTGGTCACCGCGCAGAAGCGCGAAGAGTCGGTACAGGAAGTACCGGCGCCGATTACCGTGCTGAGCGGCGAAAAGATCCGCGACGCCTCCCTGCAATCGGCCAGCGAAGTCACCCGCTACACCCCCAACGCCTCCGCCGGCACCACCGACGGTCATGGCCGCCCGCGCTGGTGGATTCGCGGCCTGGGCACCGGCGACCAGGGCGCCAACACGGTCAGCCCGATCGGCATCTATGTCGACGACGTGTACATCGCCAACATCAGCGCCACCGGCTTCCCGCTGTTCGACCAGGAGCGCGTGGAAGTACTGCGCGGCCCGCAGGGCACCCTGTGGGGCAAGAACACCACCGGTGGCGCGATCAACTTCATCTCGCGCAAGCCGACCTTCAGCCCCGAGGGCTACTTCAAGGTGGACCTGGGCAACTACGCCAACCGCATCGTCGAAGGCGCGGTGAGCGACGCGCTGGTGGACGACAAGCTGGCCGGGCGCCTGTCCTTCCACCACCAGGGCCGCGACGGCTACACCGAGAACATCCACGACGGCGACGACCAGGGCGCGCTGGAAGACGACGCCGTGCGCCTGCAGCTGGCCGCGCGGGTGAACGACAACCTGGACGCCAACCTCAACGTCCACGCCCGCCATTACCACGACACCGCCAGCTACAACACCGTCAGCTACGGCACCCGCCCGGACGGCACCAACCAGTTCGGCTATTCCATCGACCCGGAACTGGGCAAGGCCAACTTCAACGCCAAGTACCAGGCCGAAATCGACCAGGCCGGCAGCAACCTCAACCTGGTCTGGCAACTGGGCGAGCTGGAGCTGACCTCCATCACCGCCTTCGAGCACTTCACCCGCGACGGCTGGACCGACAGCGACAACACCCCGCTGGAACTGCAACGCAGCTACAGCTACGCCGACAGCCAGCAATGGTCGCAGGAACTGCGCCTGGCATCGCCGCGCACCGACCGGCTGAACTGGGTGCTGGGCTTCCACTACTTCAACGAAGACCTGGAATCGAAGAACGCCAACGCCGCGCTGACCAACCCCTACATCCCCAGCTACTACAACAACGTCAGCTACGACCAGCAGACCGAGAGCTACGCCATCTTCGGCAGCACCACCTACAACTTCACCGAGGACTTCAGCCTCACCGCCGGCCTGCGCTGGACCCGCGAAACCAAGGACATCGACCTGCAGCGCCTGGTCAACCGCGGCGCCGCGCGGTTCGGCGACGGCAACTGGTGGCAGCCGGGCAACGTCGAATCCCCGCTGATCGTCAACGCCACCCAGGACGAGAGCAACACCTGGAGCGACTACAGCTGGGACCTGACGCCCGAGTACCGGATTTCCGATAACGCCCGCGCCTACTTCCGCTACGCCCGCGGCTTCCGCTCCGGCGGCTACAACGCCGGCGTCACCAGCCAGGCCACCGTCGCCAAGGTCGACCCGGAATACCTCACCTCCTATGAGCTGGGCCTGAAGTCGGAATGGTTCGACGGCCGCCTGAACGCCAACGCCAGCCTCTTCTACTACGACTACGAGGACATCCAGCTCAACATCGTCACCGCGGTGAACAACCAGACCGTCTCGCGCCTGGCCAACGGAGCCCAAGGCGAGGCCTACGGCGCCGAGTTCGAACTCGAAGCCATCCCGGTGCAGAACCTGCACGTGAACTTCGGCCTGGGCCTGCTGCACACCGAGTTCACCGACTACACCTCCGGCCCGAACGACTACTCCGGCAACCACTTCGTCCGCGCGCCGAACGTCTCGGCGGTGATCGGCGCCGACTACCGCATCCCGCTCAACGTCGGCGGCGCGGTTGTGCTGGGCACCGACTGGAACACCCGCAGCCGCCAGTACTTCTTCACCAACGACCAGAGCCAGAACATGCGCACCGGCGGCTACACCCTGGGCAACGCGCGGGTGACCTACGAACTGCCGGGCGAGACCACGCGCGTCACCGCCTACGTGAACAACCTCACCGACAAGGAATACCGCAACCACACCCTGCCCACCGGCTACCAGACCGCCGCCGTCATGTTCGGTGACCCGCGCACCTTCGGCGTCTCGGTCACCACCGACTTCTGA
- a CDS encoding ABC transporter substrate-binding protein — translation MNRLHRALRRLLPAAAALLASHALAAEQPTTLRIATVAYANAGQITFNGPAYVIDRDKWLEQQLAQRNIKLEWVPAATASVGTFVNEEFANKRIDFAFYGDLPSIIANASGVQTQLIVPGGIGNNVYLVVPPGSTAKSIADLKGKRIALHRGRPWELSFAKLLEANHLGFEDFRIFNLNPQAGAAALSAGRVDAFFTLSDAFLLEDKQVGRIIWSSKQAPADWKMRAEIWGAKDFVKDHPDLTQLVVDAYLKAAWWVSQDANQAAYQDAQSRSGVPLSVLQREVAGEPWSAHFSPLYDDALRQHYTDGIAYSLKAKLIRNEVKVDDLLEPKFVEQGLKNLQLESFWQRSTGPSVAAKP, via the coding sequence ATGAACCGTCTGCATCGCGCGCTGCGCCGGCTGTTGCCGGCCGCCGCCGCGCTGCTCGCCAGCCATGCACTGGCCGCCGAGCAGCCCACCACCCTGCGCATCGCCACCGTGGCCTACGCCAACGCCGGGCAAATCACCTTCAACGGCCCGGCCTACGTGATCGACCGTGACAAGTGGCTGGAACAGCAGCTGGCCCAGCGCAATATCAAGCTGGAATGGGTGCCCGCCGCCACCGCCTCGGTGGGCACTTTCGTCAACGAGGAGTTCGCCAACAAGCGCATCGACTTCGCCTTCTACGGCGACCTGCCGTCGATCATCGCCAACGCCTCGGGCGTACAGACCCAGCTGATCGTCCCCGGCGGCATCGGCAACAACGTCTACCTCGTGGTGCCGCCGGGCTCCACGGCGAAATCCATCGCCGACCTCAAGGGCAAGCGCATTGCGCTGCACCGCGGCCGGCCGTGGGAGCTGTCGTTCGCCAAGCTGCTGGAAGCCAACCACCTGGGCTTCGAGGACTTCCGCATCTTCAACCTCAATCCCCAGGCCGGCGCCGCCGCGCTCAGCGCCGGGCGGGTGGATGCGTTCTTCACCCTCAGCGATGCCTTCCTGCTGGAAGACAAGCAGGTCGGGCGCATCATCTGGTCGAGCAAGCAGGCCCCGGCGGACTGGAAGATGCGCGCTGAGATCTGGGGCGCGAAGGACTTCGTGAAAGACCATCCCGACCTCACCCAACTGGTGGTGGACGCCTACCTGAAGGCCGCGTGGTGGGTCTCCCAGGACGCCAACCAGGCGGCCTACCAGGACGCCCAGAGCCGCTCCGGCGTACCGCTGAGCGTGTTGCAGCGCGAGGTGGCCGGCGAGCCGTGGTCGGCGCATTTCTCCCCGCTCTACGATGACGCCCTGCGCCAGCACTACACCGACGGAATCGCCTACAGCCTGAAGGCGAAACTGATCCGCAACGAGGTGAAGGTGGACGACCTGCTGGAGCCGAAGTTCGTCGAGCAGGGCTTGAAGAACCTGCAGCTGGAAAGCTTCTGGCAGCGCAGCACCGGGCCCTCGGTTGCCGCCAAACCCTGA
- a CDS encoding type II toxin-antitoxin system HicA family toxin — MIFRTPTPAGIVFADIEALILHLGGNVEEREGSRVKLTLHNQTWRCHRPHPGKEAKRYQVEEAREFLRRAGVET, encoded by the coding sequence ATGATCTTCCGCACGCCCACGCCTGCGGGGATCGTATTTGCCGACATCGAAGCCCTGATCCTGCATCTGGGTGGCAACGTCGAAGAGCGTGAAGGTTCACGAGTGAAACTGACGCTGCACAATCAGACCTGGCGCTGCCATCGTCCGCATCCGGGCAAGGAAGCGAAGCGCTACCAGGTCGAAGAGGCCCGTGAATTCCTGCGCCGGGCTGGAGTGGAAACATGA
- a CDS encoding class II aldolase/adducin family protein, protein MSTLDPQLARQLEQVRRDFAKAFRVLKESRTLTATNTYQAYVRVPDSDKVIAVHAPSPWADDQEIRAVIATWDGEVILDESIPGATPLSGRGAGGNGKRYAPIFQARPEVNVVIHVHTPYLGGWASAHRVLPIRYAASQRVTLARELPIYIDRRQPEPLFILDRLAENANTPAILEANGGATFWGEDLIKASKLILLIEEGAYFQGLAESLGGSQEFGPGVLEQQWKMTGLWEQGQKLLEAAA, encoded by the coding sequence ATGTCCACCCTCGACCCGCAACTCGCCCGTCAGCTCGAACAGGTCCGCCGCGACTTCGCCAAGGCCTTCCGCGTACTCAAGGAAAGCCGCACCCTCACCGCCACCAACACCTACCAGGCCTACGTGCGCGTGCCGGACAGCGACAAGGTGATTGCCGTCCACGCGCCCAGCCCCTGGGCGGACGACCAGGAAATCCGCGCCGTAATCGCCACCTGGGACGGCGAGGTGATCCTCGACGAAAGCATCCCCGGCGCGACGCCGCTCAGCGGCCGTGGCGCCGGCGGCAACGGCAAGCGCTACGCGCCGATCTTCCAGGCGCGCCCGGAGGTGAACGTGGTGATCCACGTGCACACGCCCTACCTGGGCGGCTGGGCCAGCGCCCACCGCGTGCTGCCGATCCGCTACGCCGCCTCCCAGCGCGTGACCCTGGCCCGTGAGCTGCCGATCTACATCGACCGCCGCCAGCCCGAGCCGCTGTTCATCCTCGACCGCCTCGCCGAAAACGCGAACACCCCCGCCATCCTCGAAGCCAACGGTGGCGCGACCTTCTGGGGCGAGGACCTGATCAAGGCATCCAAGCTGATCCTGCTGATCGAGGAGGGCGCCTACTTCCAGGGCCTCGCTGAAAGCCTCGGCGGCTCCCAGGAATTCGGCCCCGGCGTGCTGGAACAGCAATGGAAGATGACCGGCCTGTGGGAGCAGGGGCAGAAGCTGCTGGAAGCGGCGGCCTGA
- a CDS encoding metallophosphoesterase, producing MNTLLPEQPLQRFPRNRRGRDFVVGDVHGHFELLQRLLDRVGFDAGADRLFAAGDLVDRGPFSPQVLDWLAKPWFASVRGNHEQLVIDVVLAGDDRDLHFRNGGTWLYKLTPVTRERIARRLQQLPLVIEVELGEGRRVGIVHAEAPVSPAFPDWDSGVAALAGELGETARRTAVGLAMWARTRIEKEDATLIAGLERLYVGHTAQSAVRPLGNTHYVDTGSGYADGCLSLVDMHSGAVETAAVR from the coding sequence ATGAACACGCTTCTGCCGGAGCAACCCCTGCAACGCTTCCCGCGCAATCGGCGCGGCCGCGATTTCGTGGTGGGGGATGTGCACGGCCATTTCGAACTGCTGCAGCGCCTGCTCGATCGGGTCGGGTTCGACGCCGGCGCCGACCGCCTGTTCGCCGCCGGCGACCTGGTGGATCGCGGCCCCTTTTCACCGCAGGTGCTGGACTGGCTGGCCAAGCCCTGGTTCGCCTCGGTGCGCGGCAATCACGAGCAACTGGTGATCGACGTGGTGCTGGCCGGCGATGACCGCGACCTGCACTTCCGCAATGGCGGCACCTGGCTGTACAAGCTCACCCCGGTCACCCGCGAGCGCATCGCCCGGCGCCTTCAGCAGCTGCCGCTGGTGATCGAGGTCGAGCTGGGCGAGGGCCGTCGCGTCGGCATCGTGCACGCCGAGGCGCCGGTCTCGCCGGCGTTCCCCGATTGGGACAGCGGTGTCGCCGCGCTGGCCGGCGAACTGGGCGAAACCGCCCGGCGCACTGCCGTTGGCCTGGCCATGTGGGCGCGCACGCGGATCGAGAAGGAAGACGCCACGCTCATTGCCGGACTGGAGCGCCTGTACGTCGGCCATACCGCCCAGAGCGCCGTGCGCCCGCTGGGCAATACCCACTACGTCGACACCGGCAGCGGCTACGCCGATGGTTGCCTGAGCCTCGTCGACATGCACAGCGGCGCGGTGGAAACGGCGGCCGTACGCTGA
- the gabT gene encoding 4-aminobutyrate--2-oxoglutarate transaminase — protein MSKTNESLLQRRQAAVPRGVGQIHPVVAERAENSTVWDVEGREYIDFAGGIAVLNTGHLHPKVIAAVQEQLTKLSHTCFQVLAYEPYIELAEEIAKRVPGNFPKKTLLVTSGSEAVENAVKIARAATGRAGVIAFTGAYHGRTMMTLGLTGKVVPYSAGMGLMPGGIFRALAPCELHGVSEDDSIASIERIFKNDAQPRDIAAIIIEPVQGEGGFYVNSKSFMQRLRALCDEHGILLIADEVQTGAGRTGTFFATEQLGIVPDLTTFAKSVGGGFPISGVAGKAEIMDAIAPGGLGGTYAGSPIACAAALAVLKVFDEEKLLERSQAVGERLKAGLRDIQAKHKVIGDVRGLGSMIAIELFEGGDHHKPAAELVSKIVVRAREKGLILLSCGTYYNVIRFLMPVTIPDAQLEKGLAILAECFDELA, from the coding sequence ATGAGCAAAACCAACGAATCCCTGCTGCAACGTCGTCAGGCCGCCGTACCGCGCGGTGTAGGCCAGATCCACCCGGTGGTCGCCGAGCGCGCCGAGAACTCCACCGTGTGGGACGTCGAAGGTCGTGAGTACATCGACTTCGCCGGCGGCATTGCCGTACTGAACACCGGCCACCTGCACCCGAAGGTGATCGCCGCCGTTCAGGAGCAACTGACCAAGCTGTCCCACACCTGCTTCCAGGTCCTGGCGTACGAGCCCTACATCGAGCTGGCCGAAGAGATCGCCAAGCGCGTTCCGGGCAACTTCCCGAAGAAGACCCTGCTGGTCACCTCCGGCTCCGAAGCAGTTGAAAACGCCGTCAAGATCGCCCGTGCCGCCACTGGCCGCGCTGGCGTGATCGCCTTCACCGGCGCCTACCACGGCCGTACCATGATGACCCTGGGCCTGACCGGCAAGGTCGTTCCGTACTCCGCCGGCATGGGCCTGATGCCGGGCGGCATCTTCCGCGCCCTGGCTCCGTGCGAGCTGCACGGCGTGAGCGAAGACGATTCCATCGCCAGCATCGAGCGCATCTTCAAGAACGACGCTCAGCCGCGCGACATCGCCGCGATCATCATCGAGCCGGTGCAGGGCGAGGGTGGCTTCTACGTCAACTCCAAGTCCTTCATGCAGCGCCTGCGCGCCCTGTGCGACGAGCACGGCATCCTGCTGATCGCCGACGAAGTGCAGACCGGCGCTGGCCGTACCGGCACCTTCTTCGCTACCGAGCAACTGGGCATCGTTCCGGACCTGACCACCTTCGCCAAGTCCGTTGGCGGCGGCTTCCCGATCTCCGGCGTGGCTGGCAAGGCCGAGATCATGGACGCCATCGCTCCGGGCGGCCTGGGCGGCACCTACGCCGGTAGCCCGATCGCCTGCGCCGCGGCCCTGGCCGTGCTGAAGGTGTTCGACGAAGAGAAGCTGCTGGAGCGTTCGCAAGCCGTTGGCGAGCGCCTGAAGGCTGGCCTGCGCGACATCCAGGCCAAGCACAAGGTGATCGGTGACGTTCGTGGCCTGGGTTCGATGATCGCCATCGAGCTGTTCGAAGGCGGCGATCACCACAAGCCGGCCGCTGAACTGGTCAGCAAGATCGTGGTTCGTGCCCGTGAGAAAGGTCTGATCCTGCTCTCCTGTGGTACCTACTACAACGTGATCCGCTTCCTGATGCCGGTCACCATTCCGGACGCACAGCTGGAAAAAGGCCTGGCCATCCTGGCCGAGTGCTTCGACGAACTGGCCTGA
- a CDS encoding CBS domain-containing protein: MKTVAQLLNAKADQQVYTIAPDALVIDALRLMAEKNLGGLPVVEANRLVGFFSERDYARRLALKGRNSESTPISSVMTAPVITVDTHLSVDKCMGIMTERHLRHLPVVENGELLGLLSIGDLVKAAIAEQAELIQQLEQYIRGE, translated from the coding sequence ATGAAGACTGTGGCTCAGCTGTTGAACGCCAAGGCGGACCAGCAGGTTTACACCATCGCCCCGGATGCGCTGGTGATCGATGCGTTGCGCCTGATGGCCGAGAAGAACCTCGGCGGCCTGCCGGTGGTGGAAGCCAACCGTCTGGTCGGCTTCTTCAGTGAGCGCGATTACGCCCGGCGCCTGGCGCTCAAGGGGCGCAACTCGGAGAGCACGCCGATCAGCTCGGTGATGACCGCCCCGGTGATCACCGTGGACACCCACCTGAGCGTCGACAAGTGCATGGGCATCATGACCGAGCGCCACCTGCGTCACCTGCCGGTGGTGGAGAACGGCGAGCTGCTCGGCCTGCTGTCCATCGGCGACCTGGTGAAGGCGGCCATCGCCGAGCAGGCCGAACTGATCCAGCAACTGGAACAGTACATCCGCGGCGAGTGA
- a CDS encoding type II toxin-antitoxin system HicB family antitoxin → MSRMSYKGYTARIEFDERDDLFVGRLLGVNDIISFHADSVGGLHAALQDAVDDYLADCAERGVEPEKPASGKIMLRIRPEVHAAAAIAAKASGKSLNQWAENVFERAARKRSAG, encoded by the coding sequence ATGAGCCGCATGTCCTACAAGGGCTACACCGCCCGCATCGAATTCGACGAGCGCGACGACCTCTTCGTTGGCCGCCTGCTGGGGGTGAATGACATCATCAGCTTCCATGCCGACAGCGTGGGCGGATTGCACGCCGCCTTGCAGGACGCGGTCGACGACTACCTCGCTGATTGTGCCGAGCGTGGCGTGGAACCGGAGAAGCCCGCGTCCGGGAAAATCATGCTGCGAATCCGGCCGGAGGTGCACGCCGCCGCCGCGATTGCGGCAAAGGCGTCCGGCAAGAGCCTGAATCAATGGGCGGAGAACGTCTTCGAGCGTGCGGCCCGCAAACGCTCCGCTGGATGA
- a CDS encoding LLM class flavin-dependent oxidoreductase, whose amino-acid sequence MSTEFFWRLPLGSDGPYLASDKNNRGSHLWRPGNIAPGRLPNGEPDGFTYIDYIAQVAKAAEIAGFEGALLPTGPEPWIAAAALARETRRIKFLIAFQAAWTLPAYAAQQAAILQHLSRDRLEWNIITGGNPAGQRANGDFLEHDKRYQRTGEFLDIIDGLWKNEQFSYQGEIYQLENGSLPIALRNVRKPGVYFSGFSDPALDVAAKHADVYLNWAEPIDKLKSHLERVRELADKQGREIRFGIRIDLFARETEEAAWSELRRQYERIDARTSAFIKNFATGSDSVGAARQTAYHQNVERFDDLIIGPNLWAGFGKAKPGPTIGLVGSHENVAERLAEYRDAGFSTFILAGNPHLEEALRIGQEVLPLVQDERADIHELKARA is encoded by the coding sequence ATGAGCACCGAATTCTTCTGGCGACTGCCGCTGGGCAGCGACGGTCCCTATCTCGCCTCGGACAAGAACAACCGTGGCAGCCACCTCTGGCGCCCCGGCAACATCGCCCCGGGCCGCCTGCCCAACGGCGAGCCGGACGGCTTCACCTACATCGACTACATCGCCCAGGTGGCCAAGGCCGCCGAGATCGCCGGTTTCGAGGGCGCGCTGCTGCCCACCGGGCCGGAGCCGTGGATCGCCGCCGCGGCGCTGGCCCGCGAGACCCGCCGGATCAAGTTCCTGATCGCCTTCCAGGCCGCCTGGACCCTGCCGGCCTATGCCGCGCAGCAGGCCGCGATCCTCCAGCACCTGTCCCGCGACCGCCTGGAGTGGAACATCATCACCGGCGGCAACCCGGCCGGCCAGCGCGCCAATGGCGACTTCCTCGAACACGACAAGCGCTACCAGCGCACTGGCGAGTTCCTCGACATCATCGACGGCCTGTGGAAGAACGAGCAGTTCTCCTACCAGGGCGAGATCTACCAACTGGAGAACGGCTCGCTGCCCATCGCGCTGCGCAACGTGCGCAAGCCGGGCGTGTACTTCTCCGGGTTCTCGGACCCGGCGCTGGACGTCGCGGCGAAACACGCCGACGTCTACCTGAACTGGGCCGAGCCCATCGACAAGCTCAAGTCGCACCTGGAGCGGGTGCGCGAGCTGGCCGACAAGCAGGGCCGCGAGATCCGCTTCGGCATCCGCATCGACCTGTTCGCCCGCGAGACCGAAGAAGCCGCCTGGAGCGAACTGCGCCGCCAGTACGAGCGCATCGACGCGCGCACCAGCGCGTTCATCAAGAACTTCGCCACCGGCTCGGATTCGGTCGGTGCCGCGCGGCAGACCGCCTACCACCAGAACGTCGAGCGCTTCGACGACCTGATCATCGGCCCCAACCTCTGGGCCGGCTTCGGCAAGGCCAAGCCGGGGCCGACCATCGGCCTGGTGGGCAGCCACGAGAACGTCGCCGAACGCCTGGCCGAATACCGCGACGCCGGCTTCTCCACCTTCATCCTGGCCGGCAACCCGCACCTGGAAGAAGCCCTGCGCATCGGCCAGGAAGTCCTGCCGCTGGTGCAGGACGAACGCGCCGACATCCACGAACTCAAGGCCCGCGCCTGA
- a CDS encoding transglycosylase SLT domain-containing protein — translation MLRLLLPALLLALAGCATKPPANPENLCEIFREKPKWHEAALKMQKRWGGTIQVPMAMMYQESSFKHDALPPRYYFLGFIPWGRVSSAYGYAQAKDETWADYKKEAGGWGADRDDFADALDFMGWYMNKTYNLNRVSKWDAYGQYLNYHEGWGGYRQRSYEAKPWLKTVSQKVQARASLYGAQYKSCQQELSGGGWF, via the coding sequence ATGCTTCGGCTCCTGCTGCCAGCCCTGCTCCTGGCCCTTGCCGGGTGCGCTACCAAACCGCCGGCGAACCCCGAGAACCTCTGCGAGATCTTTCGCGAGAAGCCGAAATGGCACGAGGCGGCGTTGAAGATGCAGAAGCGCTGGGGCGGGACCATCCAGGTGCCGATGGCGATGATGTACCAGGAATCCTCGTTCAAGCACGACGCGCTACCGCCGCGTTACTACTTCCTCGGCTTCATCCCCTGGGGCCGGGTCAGCTCCGCCTACGGCTATGCCCAGGCCAAGGACGAGACCTGGGCGGACTACAAGAAGGAGGCCGGAGGCTGGGGCGCCGACCGCGACGACTTCGCCGACGCGCTGGACTTCATGGGCTGGTACATGAACAAGACCTACAACCTCAACCGCGTGTCCAAGTGGGACGCCTACGGCCAGTACCTGAACTACCACGAGGGCTGGGGCGGCTACCGCCAGCGCAGCTACGAGGCCAAGCCGTGGCTGAAGACGGTGTCGCAGAAGGTCCAGGCCCGCGCCTCGCTGTATGGCGCGCAGTACAAGAGCTGCCAGCAGGAGCTGTCGGGCGGCGGCTGGTTCTAG